Proteins from a genomic interval of Amycolatopsis sp. cg13:
- a CDS encoding AraC family transcriptional regulator ligand-binding domain-containing protein, which yields MDHPAVLDALAQRLARIGERRNLDVPALLHRLGIPPDRTGVTRRQVSELTRELWLQTDDELFALGPRAPRGLFRLVVRSVAPAPDLRTALHRLEEATHVLPGLPAVTTRTTEPLVEVEIDVRRLDAPEHVAAELVAMVVHRLLGWLPGQRIDLRELRLPRPKPDHAPHYELVFGRHPQFDADALLLSFESKLLPAPVIRSEAELAEFLEVQPDAWLATRDYGSALADQVRAIVEQGATAPDSTADRLGISAQHLRRRLRGEGTSIGEIRDGVRRGRCDRQSQPR from the coding sequence GTGGACCATCCGGCGGTTCTGGACGCCTTGGCCCAGCGGCTGGCGCGGATCGGCGAACGCCGGAACCTCGACGTCCCCGCACTGCTTCACCGCCTCGGCATCCCGCCGGACCGCACCGGCGTCACCCGTCGGCAGGTCTCCGAACTGACCCGCGAACTGTGGCTCCAGACCGACGACGAACTCTTCGCCCTCGGCCCGCGAGCCCCGCGCGGACTATTCCGGCTGGTAGTCCGGTCGGTCGCCCCCGCGCCCGACCTGCGGACCGCCCTGCACCGCTTGGAAGAAGCCACGCACGTCCTCCCCGGCCTGCCCGCCGTCACGACCCGCACGACAGAACCGCTGGTCGAGGTCGAGATCGACGTCCGCCGCCTCGACGCCCCCGAGCACGTCGCCGCCGAACTGGTCGCCATGGTCGTGCACCGACTGCTCGGCTGGCTCCCCGGACAACGCATCGACCTGCGAGAACTCCGCCTGCCGCGGCCGAAACCGGACCACGCGCCGCATTATGAGCTGGTTTTCGGCCGCCATCCGCAGTTCGACGCCGACGCGCTGCTTCTCTCCTTCGAGAGCAAACTCCTGCCCGCGCCGGTAATCCGCAGCGAGGCTGAACTGGCTGAGTTTCTCGAGGTCCAGCCGGACGCCTGGCTCGCCACCCGCGACTACGGTTCGGCTCTCGCGGACCAGGTCCGTGCCATTGTCGAGCAGGGCGCCACCGCGCCGGACAGCACTGCCGACCGGCTCGGCATCAGCGCCCAGCACCTGCGTCGGCGGTTGCGGGGCGAGGGCACGTCGATCGGCGAGATCCGGGACGGCGTTCGTCGGGGACGCTGCGATCGCCAGTCTCAGCCGAGGTGA
- a CDS encoding SDR family NAD(P)-dependent oxidoreductase produces MSREVQPERIDGQTVAITGATSGIGFFAAAQLAELGARVLVLGRSETRGRAAVSALPNPHQHEFLQLDLADRPSIARVGDHLGEVPRLDALVLNAGVVAGAFGPGPAQRIGAFGVEEIVGINHLAHADLLRRALPTVRRVVSLGSMLTRKIPFDRENWLSERDYRARVAYVMSKHAVEIFGFELHRRLGEIPAQSVVVHPGRAIDALTLGRPGARAARALFRGIVQGKDQAARPVVAAVASPELRGGEYLGPHRTAHAEVQQPVTTSRDPKLGAWLWTETERLLGARIPTEPRHSIG; encoded by the coding sequence GTGTCGAGAGAAGTACAACCCGAGCGCATCGACGGCCAGACCGTCGCGATCACCGGGGCCACCTCCGGGATCGGTTTCTTCGCCGCCGCACAGCTCGCCGAACTCGGTGCGCGAGTGCTGGTCCTCGGCCGGTCGGAAACGCGGGGCCGCGCGGCGGTTTCCGCGCTCCCGAATCCGCACCAGCACGAATTCCTCCAGCTGGATCTCGCCGACCGGCCGTCGATCGCCCGGGTCGGCGACCACCTCGGCGAGGTGCCGCGGCTGGACGCGCTGGTGCTGAACGCCGGTGTCGTCGCGGGCGCGTTCGGGCCAGGCCCGGCGCAGCGGATCGGCGCGTTCGGGGTGGAGGAGATCGTCGGGATCAACCATCTCGCGCACGCGGACCTGCTGCGGCGCGCGCTCCCGACGGTCCGGCGGGTGGTCAGTCTCGGGAGCATGCTGACCCGCAAGATCCCGTTCGACCGCGAGAATTGGCTGTCTGAAAGGGATTACCGGGCGCGGGTCGCGTACGTGATGTCCAAGCATGCGGTGGAGATCTTCGGCTTCGAACTTCACCGGCGGCTTGGTGAGATACCAGCGCAGTCGGTTGTTGTCCACCCTGGCAGGGCGATCGACGCACTCACGCTCGGACGGCCCGGGGCGCGGGCGGCTCGCGCGCTGTTCCGCGGGATCGTGCAGGGCAAGGATCAGGCGGCCCGGCCGGTCGTGGCCGCGGTCGCGTCGCCGGAACTGCGCGGCGGCGAGTACCTCGGACCGCATCGGACCGCCCACGCGGAAGTGCAACAGCCGGTGACGACGAGCCGCGATCCGAAGCTGGGCGCGTGGCTCTGGACGGAGACCGAACGGCTGCTCGGCGCGCGGATCCCGACCGAGCCGCGTCACTCGATCGGGTAG
- a CDS encoding aspartate aminotransferase family protein, with amino-acid sequence MNTLVLSPAERAQAAAALASFVDNYEESLPTRPILPDVDRDTLTKLLAEPLPAEGIGVEGFFADLRDRIVPNSTAIAHPRFLAYVQGPPNGIAPYADAITAVLNQNCNFWQLSPAASVVERSVVHWLAGLFDLGPAAGGILTNGGSGATRDAITTALADRRPDFRQRGLQSGAPPLVLYTSEEVHRCVDKAAATVGIGLDHVRHLPVDDEFRLRVDLLADAIAADRAAGLEPFCVVATAGTVTSGSIDPIGPFADLCAREDLWLHVDGAYGALFVLADSARKTFAPLSRADSIALDPHKMLFTPLEAGALVVKDAGKLRAAFAFSSSYLTVAEDDLMLDFMDYGPQLSRSFKALKVWAALRTFGVDAFRAAAEHCLRLASKLAERVAAEPGLSLLNPVALTAVCVRIDGRRDEEYPELLAQLADEGTALLGPARLRGQTAIRACVANYRTTDADIDLIADRLAALVRKP; translated from the coding sequence GTGAACACTCTCGTCCTCTCCCCGGCGGAACGCGCGCAAGCCGCCGCCGCGCTGGCCAGTTTCGTTGACAACTATGAGGAATCCCTCCCGACCCGCCCGATCCTCCCGGACGTAGACCGGGACACTCTGACGAAGCTCCTCGCCGAGCCGTTACCGGCAGAAGGCATTGGGGTAGAAGGATTCTTCGCCGACCTTCGGGATCGCATCGTGCCCAACTCGACCGCCATCGCGCACCCGCGGTTCCTCGCGTACGTGCAAGGTCCGCCGAACGGCATCGCCCCGTACGCCGACGCGATCACCGCTGTCCTCAACCAAAACTGCAACTTCTGGCAGCTCTCCCCGGCAGCGAGCGTCGTCGAACGCTCGGTGGTCCACTGGCTGGCCGGTCTTTTCGACCTCGGCCCGGCCGCGGGCGGCATCCTGACCAACGGCGGTTCCGGTGCGACCAGGGACGCGATCACCACCGCCCTCGCGGACCGACGGCCGGATTTCCGGCAACGCGGTCTGCAATCCGGTGCGCCTCCGCTGGTGCTGTATACCTCCGAGGAGGTCCACCGCTGCGTCGACAAGGCCGCCGCGACGGTCGGCATCGGCCTGGACCACGTCCGGCACCTCCCGGTCGACGACGAGTTCCGGCTGCGCGTCGACCTCCTCGCCGACGCCATCGCCGCCGACCGCGCGGCCGGGCTCGAACCGTTCTGCGTCGTCGCCACCGCCGGCACGGTCACCAGCGGGTCGATCGATCCGATCGGCCCCTTCGCCGATCTGTGCGCACGAGAAGACCTTTGGCTGCACGTCGACGGCGCATACGGCGCGCTGTTTGTCCTCGCCGACTCCGCGCGGAAGACGTTCGCCCCGCTGTCCCGCGCGGATTCCATCGCGCTCGATCCGCACAAAATGCTGTTCACGCCGCTCGAAGCCGGTGCGCTAGTGGTGAAAGACGCCGGAAAGCTTCGGGCCGCCTTCGCGTTCTCGTCGTCTTATCTGACCGTCGCCGAGGACGACCTGATGCTCGACTTCATGGACTACGGCCCGCAGCTTTCGCGCAGTTTCAAGGCATTGAAGGTATGGGCCGCGCTGCGGACGTTCGGCGTCGACGCCTTCCGCGCCGCCGCCGAACACTGCCTCCGCCTCGCTTCAAAGCTCGCCGAACGCGTCGCCGCGGAGCCAGGGTTGAGTCTGCTGAATCCGGTAGCGCTGACTGCCGTGTGCGTGCGCATCGATGGCCGCCGCGACGAGGAATACCCGGAGCTGCTCGCCCAGCTCGCCGACGAAGGCACTGCACTGCTGGGCCCGGCACGGCTGCGCGGGCAAACCGCGATCCGCGCGTGTGTCGCGAACTACCGCACCACCGACGCCGACATCGACCTCATCGCCGATCGGCTTGCGGCACTCGTCAGAAAGCCGTAA
- a CDS encoding Lrp/AsnC family transcriptional regulator: MDKTDHAIIRHLMADGRLPNNELADRVGLSPSPCLRRVRALEAAGVITGYHAAVDPGALGRGLGVLLHVEMADQRSEVIEAFEEAVLRLDEVVSCRRMFGTPDYLMQIAVPDMAAYDQLYMTELTRMPGVARTNSQFAMKTVKATPGHHW, encoded by the coding sequence ATGGACAAGACTGACCACGCAATAATCCGCCACCTCATGGCCGACGGTCGGCTGCCGAACAACGAACTCGCCGACCGGGTCGGTTTGTCGCCGTCGCCGTGTTTGCGCCGGGTCCGCGCGCTCGAAGCGGCCGGCGTGATCACCGGTTATCACGCCGCGGTCGACCCGGGCGCGCTCGGTCGTGGCCTCGGGGTGCTGCTGCACGTGGAAATGGCGGATCAGCGCAGCGAAGTCATCGAGGCGTTCGAGGAGGCGGTGCTGCGGCTGGACGAAGTGGTGTCGTGCCGCCGGATGTTCGGCACCCCGGACTATCTGATGCAGATCGCGGTTCCTGATATGGCGGCGTACGACCAGCTGTATATGACTGAGCTGACCCGGATGCCCGGCGTGGCGCGGACGAATTCGCAGTTCGCGATGAAGACGGTTAAAGCGACACCTGGTCATCACTGGTGA
- a CDS encoding glycoside hydrolase domain-containing protein — translation MREHPETTVATRLKAYGQVPHRRVRRFSRLASRVRWTADFLCVFRAELGHDAVYASYSGWDIYRSQAQLEALLAAKVASETAQSMVDDYRQTGIFPKWSKNDGESYVMVGDPAAAIIADYYAFGARDFDTADSLEGLAAEAAKPKNNRPDLNYLDSLGYLPHDGNFGCCNAYGPAATNLEYNTPDPSQTFARRRRSAACS, via the coding sequence TTGCGTGAGCACCCGGAAACGACCGTAGCCACCAGGCTGAAGGCCTACGGCCAGGTCCCGCATCGCCGGGTGCGCCGGTTCTCCCGGCTGGCGAGCCGAGTCCGCTGGACAGCGGACTTCCTGTGCGTGTTTCGCGCCGAATTGGGCCACGACGCTGTGTATGCCAGCTACTCGGGTTGGGATATTTATCGCTCCCAGGCTCAGCTGGAAGCACTGCTGGCGGCGAAGGTCGCGTCCGAAACCGCGCAGTCCATGGTGGACGATTACCGGCAGACCGGGATCTTCCCCAAGTGGTCGAAAAACGACGGCGAATCCTATGTGATGGTCGGCGACCCGGCTGCGGCTATCATCGCCGACTACTACGCCTTCGGTGCTCGCGACTTCGACACCGCCGACTCGCTTGAGGGTCTCGCAGCCGAAGCGGCCAAACCGAAAAACAATCGCCCAGACCTGAACTATCTCGACAGTCTCGGCTACCTGCCGCACGATGGAAACTTCGGCTGCTGCAACGCTTACGGTCCCGCAGCGACCAATTTGGAATACAACACCCCGGATCCCTCTCAGACGTTCGCGAGACGAAGACGCTCAGCAGCCTGCTCCTGA
- a CDS encoding phosphotransferase — translation MEPWLSDWCRTHLGAEPVDLLFEARQVSTVHGLRLEDGRKVVVKARPDDGRAIACVAAQTQLAQRGFPCARPLTSAVMVGSLAVHAEEYRPGGEVISGDSPDVAARYAELFAVLLTALAGISVKPPLPNPRWLRWDHADPGLWPAIDFLDERDQRSVPEEVTKTADRARRRLLAADLPNVLGHGDFEAQNLRWDTSEGWTVHDWDSLAWQPEAALAGAASGMFPSTTPPTLAPIESSAAFLESYQDFRGRRFSLAEQEVAWAASLWPAAHNARWEALHGDPPICGEALQEQAAERLRLANV, via the coding sequence TTGGAACCATGGCTGTCGGATTGGTGCCGCACGCACCTCGGGGCCGAGCCGGTCGACTTGCTGTTCGAGGCACGCCAGGTCTCGACAGTGCACGGCCTGCGCCTCGAAGACGGCCGGAAGGTTGTGGTCAAGGCCCGCCCGGACGACGGCCGTGCCATCGCCTGCGTCGCGGCGCAAACGCAGCTGGCTCAGCGAGGCTTCCCGTGCGCACGACCGTTGACCTCGGCCGTCATGGTCGGTTCCCTGGCCGTGCATGCCGAGGAATACCGCCCCGGCGGCGAGGTAATCTCGGGCGACTCGCCGGACGTTGCCGCGCGCTATGCCGAGCTATTCGCCGTGCTGCTGACCGCTCTCGCCGGGATCTCCGTCAAACCGCCGCTGCCGAACCCACGCTGGCTGCGCTGGGACCACGCCGACCCCGGTCTGTGGCCGGCGATCGACTTCCTGGACGAACGAGACCAGCGCTCCGTGCCCGAGGAGGTCACCAAGACGGCAGACCGCGCCCGCCGCAGACTGCTCGCCGCCGATCTGCCGAACGTCCTCGGCCATGGAGATTTCGAAGCGCAGAACCTCCGCTGGGATACCAGCGAAGGCTGGACCGTACATGACTGGGACAGCCTGGCATGGCAACCGGAAGCAGCACTGGCGGGAGCGGCGAGCGGGATGTTCCCGAGCACAACCCCGCCGACGCTGGCTCCGATCGAGAGCTCCGCGGCGTTCCTGGAGTCCTATCAGGACTTCCGAGGTCGCCGATTCTCCTTGGCCGAACAGGAAGTCGCGTGGGCGGCGAGCTTGTGGCCAGCGGCGCACAACGCCCGATGGGAAGCGCTGCACGGCGATCCGCCGATCTGCGGCGAGGCGCTTCAGGAGCAGGCTGCTGAGCGTCTTCGTCTCGCGAACGTCTGA
- a CDS encoding MerR family transcriptional regulator, producing the protein MSDLLTIGAFARRCGLTASALRFYADSGLVRPIRVDEESGYRYYSPGQVPAALLVRRLREIGLPLERVGAVLAAEPAEASRIIDDHVAGLVSQVQQAREIAAAVKATLGSTVPAPSVQFTGPMFTAAIEQVLTATSQDLPVLNGVHLEVSPEAIMLTATDRYRLSTRTLVPAEPSASSWTATVDADDLRLAMPWTRRQHELRLSVRGEEFCFQGDDGTRTCRTVADEFPDYRLMLASLPEVLTRAVISRNALVACLERHYTPQVQVDLSAAAVQVGTESIPADVTGPPISLSFAVSTLHPAISTAVGPDVMLDVAAPHLPVVVRSADDGDLTTLAMPMKGNAE; encoded by the coding sequence GTGTCCGACCTGCTCACCATTGGCGCGTTCGCCCGCCGCTGCGGCCTGACCGCCAGCGCGCTGCGCTTCTACGCCGACTCGGGGCTCGTGCGGCCGATCCGGGTCGACGAAGAGTCCGGCTACCGCTACTACTCCCCCGGCCAGGTCCCGGCCGCGCTGCTGGTCCGGCGGTTGCGGGAGATCGGCCTGCCGCTGGAACGGGTCGGCGCGGTCCTCGCCGCGGAACCGGCCGAGGCGTCGCGGATCATCGACGACCACGTCGCCGGGTTGGTATCTCAGGTGCAGCAGGCACGGGAAATCGCTGCGGCGGTGAAGGCCACGCTGGGCTCGACGGTGCCGGCACCGTCGGTCCAGTTCACCGGGCCGATGTTCACCGCTGCCATCGAGCAGGTGCTGACCGCGACGTCGCAGGACCTGCCGGTACTGAATGGCGTGCACCTCGAAGTCTCCCCGGAGGCGATCATGCTCACCGCCACCGACCGGTACCGGCTCTCGACCCGCACGCTGGTCCCGGCCGAACCGAGCGCGTCCAGCTGGACCGCGACCGTCGACGCCGACGACCTGCGGCTCGCGATGCCGTGGACGCGCCGTCAGCACGAACTGCGGCTGAGCGTCCGGGGCGAGGAGTTCTGCTTCCAGGGCGACGACGGGACACGAACCTGCCGCACTGTCGCCGACGAATTCCCGGACTACCGGCTGATGCTGGCTTCGCTGCCAGAAGTCCTTACGCGGGCAGTGATATCTCGCAACGCGCTCGTGGCATGTCTGGAACGCCACTACACCCCGCAAGTCCAGGTGGACCTCTCGGCCGCGGCCGTCCAGGTGGGAACCGAATCCATCCCCGCGGACGTCACGGGCCCACCGATCTCGCTCTCCTTCGCCGTGAGCACGCTGCACCCGGCGATCAGCACTGCTGTCGGTCCGGACGTGATGCTGGACGTCGCGGCCCCGCACCTGCCGGTCGTCGTGCGCTCAGCCGATGACGGCGACCTGACCACCCTCGCCATGCCAATGAAAGGAAATGCCGAATGA
- a CDS encoding CatB-related O-acetyltransferase produces the protein MPEQPRVVLLKPLVTSPLIDVGEFSYYDDPDDPTAFETRNVLYHYGPEKLVIGKYCALGEGVRFIMNGANHRMDGPSTFPFPIMGGDWAGHFDVITGLPGRGDTVLGNDVWLGYRAMVMPGVRIGHGAVVASGSVVVDDVPDYGIVGGNPAKLIRRRHSDEDVERLLAIAWWDWPLAHLTKHVRTVMSGSVDELAKAAAELA, from the coding sequence ATGCCGGAACAGCCGCGAGTGGTACTGCTGAAACCGCTGGTCACGTCGCCGCTGATCGACGTCGGCGAGTTCTCCTACTACGACGACCCGGACGATCCGACCGCCTTCGAGACCCGCAACGTGCTGTACCACTACGGCCCGGAGAAGCTCGTGATCGGCAAATACTGCGCGCTCGGCGAGGGCGTGCGGTTCATCATGAACGGCGCGAACCACCGGATGGACGGGCCGTCGACGTTCCCGTTCCCGATCATGGGCGGCGACTGGGCCGGGCACTTCGACGTCATCACCGGCCTGCCCGGGCGCGGCGACACGGTGCTGGGCAACGACGTCTGGCTCGGCTACCGGGCGATGGTCATGCCGGGCGTCCGCATCGGGCACGGCGCGGTCGTCGCGTCCGGGTCCGTCGTGGTGGACGACGTGCCGGACTACGGCATCGTCGGCGGCAATCCGGCGAAGCTGATCCGGCGGCGGCACAGCGACGAGGACGTCGAACGGCTGCTGGCGATCGCGTGGTGGGACTGGCCGTTGGCGCACCTCACCAAGCACGTCCGCACGGTCATGTCCGGCAGCGTCGACGAACTGGCGAAGGCGGCGGCCGAACTCGCGTAA
- a CDS encoding DUF5701 family protein yields MSIAALPSLADQAEHLIALGVPEIAQLSAADLRTFAAAHSDADGALLAIRPDRAPASALTPLLRREGKAGFVVTDMPDVDQFAPRDVELPEAPLYLVAGIDRGDEMGNWSPEEALPAITKAGRSPLLLTEGIHWVLQQPSALERNHCFMTIGSRLRKENGKFDTRTPALWISNGTGRDGSERRNAPKVGWCWWGNRHTWLGFGSATARR; encoded by the coding sequence TTGTCGATCGCCGCTCTCCCGTCGCTCGCGGACCAGGCGGAGCACCTGATCGCGCTGGGGGTGCCCGAAATCGCGCAGCTTTCCGCCGCCGACCTGCGCACTTTCGCGGCAGCCCACAGCGACGCGGACGGCGCACTGCTGGCGATCCGCCCGGATCGGGCGCCCGCGTCAGCGCTCACGCCGTTGCTGCGCCGCGAAGGCAAAGCCGGATTCGTCGTCACGGACATGCCGGACGTCGACCAGTTCGCGCCGCGGGACGTCGAACTGCCCGAAGCGCCGCTGTACCTGGTCGCCGGCATCGACCGCGGCGACGAGATGGGGAACTGGAGCCCCGAAGAGGCGCTGCCCGCGATCACCAAGGCCGGGCGCAGTCCGCTGCTGCTCACCGAGGGGATCCACTGGGTGCTGCAGCAGCCGTCGGCGCTCGAGCGCAACCATTGCTTCATGACCATCGGCTCCCGGCTGCGCAAGGAGAACGGCAAGTTCGACACCCGCACGCCGGCGCTGTGGATCAGCAACGGCACCGGCCGCGACGGCAGCGAACGCCGCAACGCCCCGAAGGTCGGCTGGTGCTGGTGGGGAAACCGACACACCTGGCTGGGTTTCGGATCCGCCACCGCCCGCCGCTGA
- a CDS encoding TetR/AcrR family transcriptional regulator, whose amino-acid sequence MELGLREAKKQETRQLISDHATRLFLEQGFEETTIAQVAQAARVAKKTVTNYFARKEDLVLDHQEEFVATLAAAVSAREPGESALTALRRAFEAAVAAKDPVVGFAGLEFTRMIAESPTLSACLRGLHRRRERALADALADATGSLRSDITVRTAAAVLGAVHHSLFERIEELTLAGRPDDEIAETVAAEARRAFDLLEPALGNYAVA is encoded by the coding sequence ATGGAGCTAGGCCTGCGGGAAGCCAAGAAGCAGGAGACGCGCCAGCTGATCTCCGACCACGCGACGCGGCTGTTCCTGGAGCAGGGCTTCGAGGAGACGACGATCGCCCAGGTCGCGCAGGCCGCGCGGGTCGCGAAGAAGACGGTGACCAACTACTTCGCCCGCAAGGAAGACCTGGTCCTGGACCACCAGGAGGAGTTCGTCGCGACCCTGGCGGCCGCGGTGTCGGCGCGGGAACCAGGGGAGTCCGCGCTCACGGCGCTGCGGCGGGCGTTCGAGGCCGCGGTCGCCGCGAAGGACCCGGTGGTCGGGTTCGCGGGGCTGGAGTTCACCCGGATGATCGCCGAGAGCCCGACGTTGTCCGCGTGCCTGCGAGGCCTGCACCGGCGGCGGGAACGGGCCCTGGCCGACGCGCTGGCGGACGCGACGGGCAGCCTCCGCTCGGACATCACCGTCCGCACGGCGGCCGCGGTGCTGGGGGCGGTGCACCACAGCCTGTTCGAACGGATCGAGGAGCTGACCCTCGCCGGACGGCCGGACGACGAGATCGCGGAGACGGTCGCGGCGGAAGCGCGGAGGGCGTTCGACCTGCTGGAACCCGCGCTCGGCAACTACGCGGTGGCCTGA
- a CDS encoding MFS transporter, with protein sequence MSAGRREWLGLAVLALPTVLLSLDMSVLHLAVPHLAADLRPSSTQLLWIIDIYGFMIAGFLVTMGTLGDRIGRRKLLMIGGGAFGLASVAAAFSTSPEMLIGARAVLGIAGATLMPSTLALISNMFPDPKQRGTAIAVWMSCFMGGMVVGPVAGGFLLEHFRWGSVFLMGVPVMILLLATAPKLLPEYRDTSAGRLDLASVGLSLAAILPVIYALKEIAKNGLSLTEIVVLAAGLAVGAVFVRRQQRLEHPLLDLQLFRVRAFSAAVAIMLVGAVTMGGVFLLVSQYLQMVAGLSTVDAGLSLVPQALAVVVGSMIAPRLARRFRPEFVLGFGMLVAAGGILLFTLASGPGGVTFVVLGMSVASFGMGPQGVLCTEMVVGSVPPQRAGAASAMSETSAEFGIAMGIAVFGSVATAVYRNHIAVPAHVPAAAAAQATDSMAGAMAASASLPGATGEQLLATARDAFTSGLHTVAGIGAAIVVVFAVIGMVALRRSPAAAKAEEPVPVAS encoded by the coding sequence ATGAGTGCAGGACGACGCGAGTGGCTGGGCCTGGCGGTGCTGGCCCTGCCGACCGTGCTGTTGTCGCTGGACATGAGCGTGCTGCACCTCGCGGTTCCGCACCTCGCCGCGGACCTGCGGCCGTCCAGCACGCAATTGCTGTGGATCATCGACATCTACGGCTTCATGATCGCCGGGTTCCTCGTCACGATGGGCACCCTCGGCGACCGGATCGGCAGGCGGAAGCTGCTGATGATCGGCGGCGGCGCGTTCGGGCTCGCGTCGGTCGCGGCGGCGTTCTCGACCAGCCCGGAGATGCTGATCGGCGCGCGGGCGGTGCTCGGGATCGCCGGGGCGACGCTCATGCCGTCGACGCTCGCGTTGATCAGCAACATGTTCCCGGACCCCAAGCAGCGCGGCACCGCGATCGCGGTGTGGATGAGCTGCTTCATGGGCGGCATGGTGGTCGGCCCGGTCGCCGGCGGGTTCCTGCTGGAGCATTTCCGCTGGGGTTCGGTGTTCCTGATGGGCGTTCCGGTGATGATCCTGCTGCTCGCGACCGCGCCGAAGCTGCTGCCGGAATACCGCGACACCTCCGCCGGACGCCTCGACCTCGCCAGCGTCGGCCTGTCGCTCGCCGCGATCCTGCCGGTCATCTACGCGCTCAAGGAAATCGCCAAGAACGGCTTGTCCCTGACCGAAATCGTCGTGCTCGCCGCGGGGCTCGCGGTCGGCGCGGTGTTCGTCCGGCGGCAGCAGCGGCTCGAGCACCCGCTGCTGGACCTCCAGCTGTTCCGGGTGCGCGCGTTCAGCGCGGCGGTGGCGATCATGCTCGTCGGCGCAGTCACCATGGGCGGAGTTTTCCTGCTGGTGAGCCAGTATCTGCAGATGGTCGCCGGGCTGAGCACGGTCGACGCCGGGCTGTCGCTGGTCCCGCAGGCGCTCGCGGTGGTCGTCGGGTCGATGATCGCGCCGCGGCTGGCGCGCCGGTTCCGTCCGGAATTCGTGCTGGGCTTCGGAATGCTCGTCGCGGCGGGCGGAATCCTGTTGTTCACGTTGGCCAGCGGGCCTGGCGGTGTGACATTCGTGGTGCTGGGCATGTCGGTCGCGAGCTTCGGGATGGGACCGCAGGGTGTGCTGTGCACCGAAATGGTGGTCGGCTCGGTCCCGCCGCAGCGCGCCGGTGCGGCTTCGGCGATGTCGGAGACCAGCGCGGAATTCGGGATCGCCATGGGGATCGCAGTGTTCGGCAGCGTCGCGACAGCGGTGTATCGCAACCACATCGCGGTTCCGGCGCACGTGCCCGCCGCGGCGGCCGCTCAGGCGACCGACAGCATGGCCGGTGCGATGGCGGCGTCGGCGAGCTTGCCCGGCGCGACGGGGGAGCAGTTGCTGGCCACGGCACGGGATGCGTTCACTTCGGGTCTGCACACGGTGGCCGGGATCGGCGCGGCGATTGTGGTGGTGTTCGCGGTGATCGGGATGGTCGCGCTGCGGCGTTCCCCGGCGGCGGCGAAGGCGGAGGAACCGGTGCCGGTCGCGTCGTGA
- a CDS encoding SAM-dependent methyltransferase, producing MADAVNAPPGVNPNQSSAARVYDYLLGGKDNYEIDRQVAREAARVMPDIAETARVNRHLMTRICRFLAYHAGVRQYIDCGSGMPTAENVHQIVQRADPQTKVVYVDYDPVVASHGRALLDENEFTEYIQADFFDPPSILDHPTVNEHLDWDQPIAVLFLLALHHQTGDRDVPAKVTKEFIARLPSGSYVAISHLLDAHDGSEDDEAVQGIIESVHNGSMKDVSSRTRAEIKELFHDMELIPSGPNKPAEIVPVVEWWPDGPLLGEPTVAQRIVAVGVARKP from the coding sequence GTGGCCGACGCAGTCAACGCACCGCCGGGGGTCAACCCGAACCAGTCGAGCGCGGCGCGCGTTTACGACTATCTCCTGGGCGGGAAAGACAATTACGAGATCGACCGCCAGGTCGCCAGGGAAGCCGCCCGGGTGATGCCGGACATCGCGGAGACCGCGCGGGTCAACCGGCATCTGATGACCCGGATCTGCCGGTTTCTCGCTTATCACGCGGGCGTCCGCCAGTACATCGACTGCGGGTCCGGCATGCCGACCGCGGAAAACGTGCACCAGATCGTGCAACGGGCCGACCCGCAGACGAAGGTCGTCTACGTCGACTACGACCCGGTGGTGGCCAGCCACGGGCGGGCGCTGCTCGACGAAAACGAGTTCACCGAATACATCCAGGCGGATTTCTTCGACCCGCCCAGCATTCTCGACCACCCGACGGTCAACGAGCACCTCGACTGGGACCAGCCGATCGCGGTCCTGTTCCTGCTCGCGCTGCACCACCAGACCGGCGACCGCGACGTCCCGGCGAAGGTGACGAAGGAATTCATCGCCCGGCTCCCGTCCGGTTCGTACGTGGCGATCTCGCACCTGCTCGACGCGCACGACGGCTCCGAGGACGACGAAGCGGTGCAGGGGATCATCGAATCGGTCCACAACGGATCGATGAAGGACGTCTCGTCCCGCACCCGCGCCGAGATCAAGGAACTGTTCCACGACATGGAGCTGATCCCGAGCGGACCGAACAAGCCCGCGGAAATCGTGCCGGTCGTCGAATGGTGGCCGGACGGCCCGCTGCTGGGCGAGCCGACGGTCGCCCAGCGGATCGTGGCGGTCGGGGTCGCACGGAAACCCTGA